One Maribacter cobaltidurans genomic window carries:
- the bioB gene encoding biotin synthase BioB produces the protein MSESRHDWTKEEILDIYNKPLMELLYEAATVHRKHHDPNTVQVSTLLSIKTGGCPEDCGYCPQAARYHTDIEGNDLMTVSHVKAQALRAKASGSSRVCMGAAWRNVKDGPEFDQVLEMVRTINKLDMEVCCTLGMLTENQAKRLAEAGLYAYNHNLDTSEDYYKDVISTRAFQDRLDTIDNVRKSNVTVCSGGIIGMGEKEEDRAGMLVALASLNPQPESVPINALVAVEGTPMEDMEPIAIWDMIRMVATTRIVMPETQVRLSAGRTQMSREGQAMCFFAGANSIFAGDKLLTTPNPDVNEDMEMLKLLGLNPQKPFIKVSQPKTVEATESEFKSLNEKPKWTRPGHTIERNEEAKQKTKLTD, from the coding sequence ATGAGCGAATCTAGACACGATTGGACCAAGGAGGAAATTCTTGATATTTATAATAAACCCTTGATGGAACTACTTTATGAAGCTGCTACGGTTCATAGAAAACATCATGACCCCAATACGGTTCAAGTCTCTACGTTACTTTCTATAAAGACCGGAGGTTGCCCTGAGGATTGCGGATACTGCCCCCAAGCGGCACGCTACCATACGGATATTGAGGGAAACGACTTAATGACGGTTTCCCATGTAAAAGCTCAGGCACTTCGGGCGAAAGCTTCAGGAAGTTCAAGAGTTTGTATGGGGGCTGCATGGCGTAATGTAAAGGATGGTCCGGAGTTTGATCAGGTCTTGGAGATGGTTCGCACCATAAACAAGTTGGATATGGAGGTCTGTTGTACTTTGGGTATGCTTACAGAAAATCAGGCAAAACGCTTGGCGGAGGCGGGTCTCTATGCATACAACCATAACTTGGATACTTCAGAGGATTATTACAAAGATGTAATCTCAACCCGGGCGTTTCAGGACCGTTTGGATACGATAGACAATGTACGCAAGAGTAATGTAACGGTCTGTAGTGGTGGTATTATTGGAATGGGGGAAAAGGAAGAGGATAGGGCAGGCATGCTAGTGGCCTTGGCGTCACTTAATCCCCAACCGGAATCGGTACCCATTAATGCCTTGGTAGCTGTAGAGGGGACTCCCATGGAAGACATGGAACCCATCGCGATCTGGGATATGATCCGTATGGTCGCAACTACTAGAATTGTGATGCCCGAAACTCAGGTTCGTCTATCGGCAGGCAGAACACAAATGAGTAGGGAAGGACAGGCCATGTGCTTTTTTGCCGGAGCCAATTCCATTTTTGCCGGCGATAAACTATTGACGACTCCCAACCCCGATGTTAATGAAGACATGGAAATGCTCAAACTTCTAGGGTTGAATCCTCAAAAACCGTTTATCAAGGTGTCACAGCCAAAAACGGTAGAGGCTACGGAATCAGAATTTAAATCGTTAAACGAAAAGCCAAAATGGACCAGACCCGGTCACACCATTGAACGGAACGAAGAGGCCAAACAGAAGACAAAATTGACGGACTAG